In Neomonachus schauinslandi chromosome 6, ASM220157v2, whole genome shotgun sequence, a genomic segment contains:
- the RBM34 gene encoding RNA-binding protein 34 isoform X1 gives MRMPLEGKNKRKKKGGAEERDDPDGGVRGNLTGDYVVGQVASSLFQGRRPCRDTTARLASLFSSLEPQPQPVYLRVPKETTKKRKRDEEEESTFQIQRPLLQEPSKKAKAKKKLSDADKKLANRENALASADLEEEIHQKQGQKRSNSQSGIKVADKKAPDDVDHTVVNQRKKIEINQEEERLKNERTVFVGNLPVTCNKKKLKSFFREYGQIESVRFRSLIPAEGTLSKKLAAIKRKIHPDQKNINAYVVFKDESAATKALKRNGAQIADGFRIRVDLASETSSRDKRSVFVGNLPYKVEESVVEEHFLDCGSIVAVRIVRDRATGIGRGFGYVLFENKDAVHLALKLNNSELMGRKLRVMRSVNKEKLKPSSNPSLKNVVKPKQGLNFASKNVGPSKSLFIGEKAVIIKKKKKGQKKIGQAKKQKKQK, from the exons ATGAGAATGCCGTTGGAAGGGAAGAACAAACGGAAGAAAAAGGGAGGTGCGGAGGAAAG AGACGACCCAGACGGCGGCGTTCGCGGGAATCTGACAGGAGACTATGTGGTTGGACAAGTCGCCAGCAGCTTGTTCCAGGGCAGGAGGCCCTGCAGAGACACCACAGCTCGGCTGGCGTCCCTCTTCAGCTCTTTAGAGCCTCAGCCTCAACCCGTGTATCTGCGTGTGCCGAAA gagaccACCAAAAAAAGGAAACGGGATGAGGAGGAAGAAAGTACATTCCAAATTCAGAGACCACTCTTGCAAGAACCTTCAAAAAAAGCGAAAGCGAAGAAGAAACTTTCTGATGCAGACAAAAAGTTGGCAAACAG GGAAAACGCTCTAGCAAGTGCTGATTTAGAGGAAGAAATTCATCAAAAACAGGGACAAAAAAGGAGTAATTCTCAATCTGGTATTAAAGTAGCAGATAAAAAAGCACCTGATGATGTAGATCACACAGTtgtaaatcaaagaaagaaaattgaaatcaacCAAGAAGAGGAGAGATTAAAGAACGAGAGAACTGTGTTTGTTGGGAATTTGCCTGTCACATGTAACAAGAAG aagcTGAAGTCATTTTTCAGAGAGTATGGACAAATAGAATCTGTACGATTTCGTTCTCTG atTCCAGCAGAGGGAACTTTGTCCAAAAAGTTGGCAGCAATAAA ACGTAAAATTCATCCTgatcagaaaaatattaatgCTTATGTTGTGTTTAAGGATGAGAGCGCTGCTACAAAAGCATTGAAAAg AAATGGTGCCCAAATTGCAGATGGATTTCGTATTAGAGTTGATCTTGCATCTGAGACTTCATCT AGGGACAAGAGATCAGTGTTTGTGGGGAATCTCCCATACA AAGTTGAAGAATCTGTGGTTGAGGAGCATTTTTTGGATTGTGGGAGTATTGTAGCAGTAAGGATTGTGAGAGACCGAGCTACTGGAATCGGCAGAGGGTTCGGCTATGTGCTCTTTGAG AATAAAGATGCTGTTCATCTTGCTCTGAAATTAAATAATTCTGAACTGATGGGAAGAAAACTCAGAGTCATGCGTtctgttaataaagaaaaattaaaaccaagctCAAATCCCAGTTTGAAGAATGTCGTTAAACCTAAGCAGGGACTTAATTTTGCTTCAAAAAATGTAGGACCTTCTAAAAGTTTGTTTATTGGAGAAAAAGCTGTTatcattaagaagaaaaagaaaggacaaaagaaaattgGACAagctaaaaaacagaaaaaacagaagTAA
- the RBM34 gene encoding RNA-binding protein 34 isoform X2 — MRMPLEGKNKRKKKGGAEERDDPDGGVRGNLTGDYVVGQVASSLFQGRRPCRDTTARLASLFSSLEPQPQPVYLRVPKETTKKRKRDEEEESTFQIQRPLLQEPSKKAKAKKKLSDADKKLANRENALASADLEEEIHQKQGQKRSNSQSGIKVADKKAPDDVDHTVVNQRKKIEINQEEERLKNERTVFVGNLPVTCNKKKLKSFFREYGQIESVRFRSLIPAEGTLSKKLAAIKRKIHPDQKNINAYVVFKDESAATKALKRNGAQIADGFRIRVDLASETSSRDKRSVFVGNLPYIEESVVEEHFLDCGSIVAVRIVRDRATGIGRGFGYVLFENKDAVHLALKLNNSELMGRKLRVMRSVNKEKLKPSSNPSLKNVVKPKQGLNFASKNVGPSKSLFIGEKAVIIKKKKKGQKKIGQAKKQKKQK, encoded by the exons ATGAGAATGCCGTTGGAAGGGAAGAACAAACGGAAGAAAAAGGGAGGTGCGGAGGAAAG AGACGACCCAGACGGCGGCGTTCGCGGGAATCTGACAGGAGACTATGTGGTTGGACAAGTCGCCAGCAGCTTGTTCCAGGGCAGGAGGCCCTGCAGAGACACCACAGCTCGGCTGGCGTCCCTCTTCAGCTCTTTAGAGCCTCAGCCTCAACCCGTGTATCTGCGTGTGCCGAAA gagaccACCAAAAAAAGGAAACGGGATGAGGAGGAAGAAAGTACATTCCAAATTCAGAGACCACTCTTGCAAGAACCTTCAAAAAAAGCGAAAGCGAAGAAGAAACTTTCTGATGCAGACAAAAAGTTGGCAAACAG GGAAAACGCTCTAGCAAGTGCTGATTTAGAGGAAGAAATTCATCAAAAACAGGGACAAAAAAGGAGTAATTCTCAATCTGGTATTAAAGTAGCAGATAAAAAAGCACCTGATGATGTAGATCACACAGTtgtaaatcaaagaaagaaaattgaaatcaacCAAGAAGAGGAGAGATTAAAGAACGAGAGAACTGTGTTTGTTGGGAATTTGCCTGTCACATGTAACAAGAAG aagcTGAAGTCATTTTTCAGAGAGTATGGACAAATAGAATCTGTACGATTTCGTTCTCTG atTCCAGCAGAGGGAACTTTGTCCAAAAAGTTGGCAGCAATAAA ACGTAAAATTCATCCTgatcagaaaaatattaatgCTTATGTTGTGTTTAAGGATGAGAGCGCTGCTACAAAAGCATTGAAAAg AAATGGTGCCCAAATTGCAGATGGATTTCGTATTAGAGTTGATCTTGCATCTGAGACTTCATCT AGGGACAAGAGATCAGTGTTTGTGGGGAATCTCCCATACA TTGAAGAATCTGTGGTTGAGGAGCATTTTTTGGATTGTGGGAGTATTGTAGCAGTAAGGATTGTGAGAGACCGAGCTACTGGAATCGGCAGAGGGTTCGGCTATGTGCTCTTTGAG AATAAAGATGCTGTTCATCTTGCTCTGAAATTAAATAATTCTGAACTGATGGGAAGAAAACTCAGAGTCATGCGTtctgttaataaagaaaaattaaaaccaagctCAAATCCCAGTTTGAAGAATGTCGTTAAACCTAAGCAGGGACTTAATTTTGCTTCAAAAAATGTAGGACCTTCTAAAAGTTTGTTTATTGGAGAAAAAGCTGTTatcattaagaagaaaaagaaaggacaaaagaaaattgGACAagctaaaaaacagaaaaaacagaagTAA